One part of the Esox lucius isolate fEsoLuc1 chromosome 10, fEsoLuc1.pri, whole genome shotgun sequence genome encodes these proteins:
- the pdik1l gene encoding serine/threonine-protein kinase pdik1l → MVSSQPKYELIQEVGRGSYGVVYEAVVKRTGARMAVKKIRCHSPENVELALREFWALSSIQSQHPNVIHLEECVLQRDDLAQRMSHGSSSPLYLELVETSLKGEITFDPCCAYYLWFVMDFCDGGDMNAYLLSRKPSRKTNTSFMLQLGSALAFLHRNQIIHRDLKPDNILISQGRTLAGTPEPTLKVADFGLSKVCSTSGLNPEEPASVNKCFLSTACGTDFYMAPEVWEGHYTAKADIFALGIIIWAMVERITFVDVETQKELLGSYVQQGEEIVPLGEALLENPKMELLIPARKKSMNAGMKQLIREMLSFNPQERPDAFELELRLVRIACRELDWDT, encoded by the exons ATGGTGAGCAGCCAGCCGAAGTACGAGCTGATTCAGGAGGTGGGACGCGGCAGCTACGGCGTGGTGTACGAGGCAGTGGTGAAACGTACCGGGGCCCGAATGGCCGTGAAGAAGATTCGCTGCCACAGCCCGGAGAACGTAGAGCTGGCCCTCAGGGAGTTCTGGGCCCTGAGCAGTATACAGAGTCAGCATCCCAATGTCATCCACTTGGAAGAGTGTGTCCTGCAGAGAGATGACCTGGCCCAAAGAATGAGCCATGGGTCCAGCTCTCCACTGTACCTAGAG CTGGTGGAGACATCTCTGAAGGGAGAGATCACCTTTGACCCCTGCTGTGCCTACTACCTGTGGTTTGTCATGGACTTCTGTGACGGAGGAGACATGAACGCCTACCTGTTGTCCCGGAAACCGAGCCGCAAGACCAACACCAGCTTCATGCTGCAGTTAGGAAGCGCCCTGGCGTTCCTCCATCGCAACCAGATCATCCACAGAGACCTCAAGCCTGACAACATTCTCATCTCCCAGGGAAGGACTTTGGCGGGAACCCCTGAGCCCACCCTGAAGGTGGCCGACTTCGGCCTGTCCAAGGTCTGCTCGACGTCCGGCCTCAACCCCGAAGAGCCAGCCTCCGTCAACAAGTGTTTCCTCTCCACGGCTTGCGgcacagacttctacatggcTCCCGAGGTGTGGGAGGGCCACTACACGGCTAAAGCTGACATCTTTGCCCTGGGCATCATCATCTGGGCCATGGTCGAGCGGATAACATTTGTGGACGTGGAGACCCAGAAGGAGCTCCTGGGGAGCTATGTGCAGCAGGGGGAGGAGATTGTGCCCCTCGGGGAGGCGCTCCTAGAGAACCCAAAGATGGAGCTGCTGATCCCGGCTCGGAAGAAGAGCATGAACGCGGGCATGAAACAGCTGATCAGAGAGATGCTGTCGTTCAACCCTCAGGAGAGGCCTGACGCCTTTGAACTTGAGCTCCGTCTGGTCCGGATCGCGTGCAGGGAGCTCGACTGGGACACGTGA